The following DNA comes from bacterium.
GGCCACGAAGCGATCGACGAAGAAGGAGTAGAGGAGCGCCACCGGGAGCGAGCCGAGCAGCGACGCCGCCATGAGCTCGCCCCAGAAGAAGTCGTCGCCGCGGACCAGCTCGCTGGTGACCCCGACGGAAATGGTCTTGGCGATGGTGTCGTTCATAAAAATCAACGAGTAGAGGAACTCATTCCAGGAGAGAGTGAACGCGAACACGCCGGCGGAGAGGATCCCCGGGAGGGCCAGGGGAATGACGATCCGCACCATCGTCTGAACTCGGGTCGCGCCGTCCACCAGCGCCGACTCCTCGAGCTCGCGCGGGATG
Coding sequences within:
- a CDS encoding carbohydrate ABC transporter permease; translated protein: IPRELEESALVDGATRVQTMVRIVIPLALPGILSAGVFAFTLSWNEFLYSLIFMNDTIAKTISVGVTSELVRGDDFFWGELMAASLLGSLPVALLYSFFVDRFVAGLTAGAVKG